Proteins found in one Prosthecobacter sp. genomic segment:
- a CDS encoding glycosyltransferase family 4 protein, producing MNHCHVHVLELHNSEERRKTGTVPYAHEVERVYSRLMPAWSSRKFLTFLWPIVRNLCASREAFILDICRSPALVERARELTLSGRFDLVLIDGLLSAPALAGWEKERQVPAILLQHNVEANIWKGMARLQRNPFTRLFYHTMARRMQRREPELCRLLDGVTAISEADAAYHRETYHLTNILGSVLPGIDFITQEPPPAVLLQEAEPCIAFVGKMNWQPNTDAVFWFIHEVLPLIRQTLPKVRFRIIGREPTTAMYRLATASTGIEITGTVEEVLPHLRECALQVVPLRAGSGVRHKILESMASGVPVVSTTLGAEGLYLSDGQEILLADDAPALCAAILRLLLDGALRKSIAEKALVRVTRDFSWEQSANKLLRLCSTLLPKKG from the coding sequence ATGAACCACTGCCATGTGCATGTTCTGGAACTGCACAATTCGGAGGAGCGTCGGAAAACCGGAACCGTGCCCTATGCTCATGAAGTAGAACGCGTTTATTCCCGGCTCATGCCCGCATGGTCGTCACGCAAGTTCCTCACCTTCCTCTGGCCGATTGTGCGCAATCTCTGCGCCTCCCGCGAAGCTTTTATCCTGGACATCTGCCGCAGTCCCGCACTCGTAGAGCGTGCCCGCGAGCTCACCCTGAGCGGTCGTTTCGACCTCGTCCTCATTGATGGCCTACTCAGCGCGCCTGCCCTTGCCGGTTGGGAAAAGGAGCGTCAGGTGCCAGCCATCCTGCTCCAGCACAACGTCGAGGCCAACATTTGGAAGGGCATGGCCCGGCTGCAGCGCAATCCGTTCACGCGGCTGTTCTATCATACCATGGCGCGTCGCATGCAGCGGCGTGAGCCGGAATTGTGCCGCCTGCTTGACGGCGTCACGGCGATTTCTGAGGCCGATGCGGCGTATCATCGTGAAACTTACCACCTGACCAACATTCTCGGCAGCGTTCTGCCTGGAATCGACTTTATCACGCAGGAGCCTCCCCCTGCGGTGCTCCTGCAGGAGGCAGAGCCATGCATCGCCTTTGTCGGCAAGATGAACTGGCAGCCCAATACAGATGCGGTGTTCTGGTTCATCCATGAAGTACTGCCGCTGATCCGGCAGACATTGCCCAAAGTTCGCTTTCGCATCATTGGCCGTGAACCAACCACTGCCATGTACCGGCTTGCTACCGCCAGCACCGGCATTGAAATCACCGGCACGGTCGAGGAAGTTCTCCCCCACCTGCGTGAGTGCGCTCTGCAGGTGGTCCCCCTGAGAGCTGGCAGCGGCGTACGTCATAAGATCCTCGAATCCATGGCTTCTGGTGTCCCTGTGGTGAGCACCACCCTGGGTGCCGAAGGCCTGTACCTCAGCGATGGGCAGGAGATCCTGCTGGCCGATGACGCCCCTGCTCTCTGCGCGGCCATTCTGCGCCTGCTGCTGGATGGAGCCCTGCGCAAAAGCATCGCTGAAAAGGCACTCGTACGCGTCACCCGGGATTTTTCGTGGGAACAAAGCGCCAACAAATTGCTCCGGCTCTGCTCCACGCTGCTCCCGAAAAAAGGATAG
- a CDS encoding PSD1 and planctomycete cytochrome C domain-containing protein encodes MRFLCLLLTTSALAAPIDFVRDVRPIFQKHCYECHGEKKQKSGLRLDIKSLAFKGGDNHAPDIIAKNAKDSPLIHFLTTDDEDELMPPKGKLSSTEIETLTAWINEGAVWPDGVDLAKLEDRRDHWSFKPLNKSTIGSIDGFIEAKLKENSLAKSPEADPISWLRRVTFDLTGLPPTPEEAAEFLKSKDHAAVVERLLASPRYGERWAQHWLDVVRYADTHGFEVNTERPNAWPYRDYVIRAFNNDTPYDRFIKEQLVGDAMGQDAATGFLVTASVLLPGQIGKDDQSKRLARQDSIDEIVVNIGQTFLGLSIGCARCHDHKFDPITAKDYYAMQAFVAGVEYGDRDLRTPEAEAARAQAALLKPRLAEIDKELARFVPLAKSGTERPMINARENADRFAPTKAKRVRFTIKSTNNLEPCIDELEVFNTSGENVALATAGTLRKSGGDIGVAERHELRFINDGRYGNGRSWMASDKGKGWIELEFKQEQTIERVVWGRDREGKFTDRLAIDYQIEIGDSAGQWHTVADASDRQKFDPKSKKLVKPNLSGLSPDETKRAKPLIQEKADIEAKIKAAENAQKVFAGTFRTPDDIHLLNRGDPEQPKEPVTPAVLTALGDLKLTKETPEQQRRQALAEWIANPQNPLTARVMVNRIWQGHFGTGLVPTPSDFGHLGMKPSHPELLDWLAAEFIRSGWSVKHMHRLIVLSKTYRQSSSTGDNEAKKDQKSDSPFSSLSPVQIDSDVRYLWRFPSHRLEAESIRDSMLAVSGQLNVKMHGRGFNLFDQRGGLSGFDPIETFTPDNQRRMIYAHKVRREPETVFGAFDCPDAGQSTAIRRASTTPIQALNLFNSLFTLAQADAFAARVKKEAGEDSAKQITRAYQLALSRAPTHKELAETQPVVRQHGIATLCRALFNSNEFLFVP; translated from the coding sequence ATGAGGTTCCTCTGTCTTCTTCTCACCACCTCCGCTCTCGCCGCGCCCATCGACTTTGTGCGCGATGTGCGCCCCATCTTCCAAAAGCACTGCTACGAGTGCCACGGCGAAAAGAAGCAAAAGTCCGGTCTGCGCCTCGACATCAAATCGCTCGCCTTCAAAGGCGGCGACAATCATGCGCCTGACATCATCGCCAAGAACGCGAAGGACAGCCCACTCATCCACTTCCTCACCACCGATGACGAGGACGAACTCATGCCGCCGAAAGGCAAGCTCTCCTCTACCGAGATCGAAACACTCACTGCCTGGATCAACGAAGGTGCCGTGTGGCCGGATGGTGTCGATCTCGCCAAACTCGAAGACCGTCGCGATCACTGGAGCTTCAAGCCACTCAACAAATCCACGATTGGTTCGATTGATGGCTTCATTGAGGCAAAGCTCAAAGAGAACAGCCTCGCCAAATCACCCGAGGCTGATCCGATCTCTTGGCTGCGTCGTGTCACCTTTGATCTCACCGGCCTGCCGCCCACGCCTGAGGAAGCCGCCGAGTTTTTGAAGAGTAAAGACCATGCAGCCGTCGTCGAACGCCTCCTCGCATCTCCACGCTACGGCGAACGCTGGGCGCAGCACTGGCTCGATGTTGTGCGTTACGCCGACACGCACGGCTTTGAAGTAAACACCGAGCGGCCCAATGCCTGGCCCTACCGCGACTACGTCATCCGCGCCTTCAACAACGACACGCCGTATGATCGCTTCATCAAAGAGCAGCTCGTCGGCGATGCGATGGGCCAGGATGCCGCCACCGGATTCCTCGTCACAGCCTCCGTTTTGTTGCCGGGCCAGATCGGCAAAGACGATCAATCGAAGCGCCTCGCACGACAAGATTCCATCGACGAAATCGTCGTGAACATCGGCCAGACTTTCCTCGGCCTCAGCATCGGCTGCGCGCGTTGTCACGATCACAAATTCGATCCCATCACAGCTAAAGATTACTACGCCATGCAGGCATTCGTCGCCGGAGTCGAGTATGGTGACCGCGATCTGCGCACGCCGGAAGCCGAGGCAGCCCGCGCGCAAGCTGCGCTACTCAAACCGCGCCTCGCCGAGATCGACAAAGAACTCGCCCGCTTTGTCCCTTTGGCGAAATCCGGCACCGAGCGCCCCATGATCAACGCCCGTGAAAACGCGGATCGTTTTGCGCCAACGAAGGCCAAACGCGTGCGCTTCACCATCAAGTCCACGAACAATCTGGAGCCTTGCATCGACGAACTAGAAGTCTTCAACACCAGCGGCGAAAACGTCGCGCTCGCCACTGCGGGCACGCTGCGCAAATCCGGCGGTGACATCGGCGTGGCCGAGCGTCACGAGCTGCGCTTCATCAACGACGGTCGCTACGGCAACGGGCGCAGTTGGATGGCGAGCGACAAGGGCAAAGGCTGGATCGAACTAGAGTTCAAGCAGGAGCAGACCATCGAACGCGTCGTCTGGGGCCGTGATCGCGAGGGCAAATTCACTGACCGCCTCGCCATCGACTACCAAATCGAGATCGGTGACAGCGCAGGCCAATGGCACACCGTCGCCGATGCGAGCGACCGGCAAAAGTTTGACCCGAAAAGCAAAAAGCTCGTGAAGCCGAACCTCAGCGGCCTCAGCCCCGATGAGACGAAGCGCGCCAAACCTCTCATCCAGGAAAAAGCTGACATCGAGGCCAAGATCAAAGCTGCAGAAAACGCGCAAAAGGTCTTCGCTGGCACCTTCCGCACGCCGGATGACATCCACCTCCTCAATCGCGGCGATCCCGAGCAACCGAAGGAACCCGTCACTCCCGCCGTCCTCACTGCCCTCGGTGATTTGAAGCTCACCAAAGAAACGCCTGAGCAACAACGCCGCCAAGCTCTCGCCGAATGGATTGCGAATCCACAGAACCCACTTACCGCCCGCGTCATGGTGAATCGCATCTGGCAAGGCCACTTCGGCACCGGCCTTGTGCCCACACCGAGTGACTTCGGGCACTTGGGCATGAAGCCCAGCCATCCCGAACTTCTCGACTGGCTCGCCGCTGAGTTCATCCGCAGTGGCTGGAGCGTGAAGCACATGCATCGCTTGATCGTGCTCTCGAAGACCTATCGCCAGAGTTCTTCAACAGGAGATAACGAAGCAAAAAAAGATCAGAAGTCTGATTCTCCGTTTTCTTCGTTATCTCCTGTTCAAATCGATTCCGACGTCCGCTACCTCTGGCGCTTCCCCTCTCACCGTCTCGAAGCCGAATCCATCCGCGACTCCATGCTCGCCGTCAGTGGTCAGCTCAATGTGAAGATGCATGGCCGTGGGTTCAATCTCTTCGATCAACGCGGCGGCCTCAGCGGCTTTGATCCCATCGAGACCTTCACGCCCGACAACCAACGCCGCATGATTTACGCCCACAAAGTCCGCCGCGAGCCCGAGACCGTCTTCGGCGCATTCGACTGCCCTGACGCCGGCCAAAGCACCGCCATCCGCCGCGCCAGCACCACTCCGATCCAAGCCCTCAACCTCTTCAACAGCCTCTTCACTCTCGCCCAGGCTGATGCCTTCGCCGCCCGCGTGAAAAAGGAAGCCGGTGAAGACAGCGCCAAACAGATCACCCGTGCCTACCAACTCGCCCTCAGTCGTGCGCCAACACACAAAGAACTCGCCGAAACCCAGCCCGTCGTGCGCCAGCACGGCATCGCCACTCTTTGTCGTGCGTTGTTCAACTCGAACGAGTTTCTTTTTGTCCCCTAG
- a CDS encoding LamG-like jellyroll fold domain-containing protein — MSTKFIDAYLDGTITAPELQQLNALLLTDAKARREFAEILNVDSALAAMAAGWTKDEAPVVRQTKWRATTPRWMAAAASVALLLGGWWWQDSQSAFATVEKAAGVVEMADGSSLRGESHEIKAGSVALVTARGARIVIEAPAEFRFESAQRLHMKRGRLAADVPPAAKGFTVITPTGDAIDLGTRFGVDVPMSGAAEVHVFQGEVITKATGEKAKQSLRGGDAVTFDQGASTSRELRSSAFIQADEMSELTAGLAAGQRARAESALTNLKNDPALIALLDFESDEAQPGVFRRVQGRWPGSHAPEFVHVGDHLKLDVGGDRDWPQLTLAAWVRIDRLGAPYQSLLHTDGWSKNNPGQVHWMINRDTTMRLALIGNTLAPDANERDGHPDSRTAVLPEQGRWVHLATVYDSQTKTVRFYLNGQFDKETRQQVAHPARLGPAQIGNWNQQDRKLSGRVDELLLLGRAMSDNEIRALHAAGNPYR, encoded by the coding sequence ATGAGCACGAAATTCATCGACGCCTACCTCGACGGCACCATCACCGCGCCAGAGCTGCAGCAACTCAATGCGTTGCTGCTGACCGATGCGAAGGCCCGACGCGAGTTTGCCGAAATCTTGAACGTGGACTCCGCGCTCGCGGCGATGGCCGCAGGCTGGACGAAGGATGAAGCGCCAGTGGTTCGTCAAACAAAGTGGCGTGCGACAACACCTCGTTGGATGGCCGCAGCGGCCAGTGTGGCGCTGCTGTTGGGTGGCTGGTGGTGGCAGGACTCGCAGAGTGCCTTTGCCACCGTGGAGAAGGCCGCCGGGGTCGTCGAAATGGCTGACGGGTCGTCACTTCGCGGTGAATCGCACGAGATCAAAGCAGGTTCCGTGGCGCTCGTCACCGCACGCGGTGCGCGCATTGTCATCGAGGCTCCGGCTGAGTTCCGCTTTGAGTCCGCACAGCGATTGCACATGAAGCGCGGTCGTCTCGCCGCCGATGTGCCGCCCGCAGCGAAGGGTTTTACTGTTATCACGCCCACTGGTGATGCGATTGACCTCGGCACGCGCTTCGGCGTGGATGTGCCAATGAGTGGCGCGGCAGAGGTGCATGTCTTTCAGGGCGAGGTCATCACCAAGGCCACTGGCGAAAAAGCGAAGCAAAGCCTGCGCGGTGGTGATGCCGTGACTTTCGATCAAGGAGCCAGCACGTCGCGCGAACTGCGTTCCTCCGCCTTCATCCAAGCTGATGAGATGTCCGAACTCACCGCCGGTCTCGCCGCCGGTCAGCGTGCGCGTGCCGAATCAGCGCTGACGAATTTGAAAAACGATCCTGCCTTGATCGCGCTGCTCGATTTCGAGTCCGACGAGGCTCAGCCGGGTGTGTTTCGTCGGGTGCAAGGCCGCTGGCCCGGCTCTCACGCGCCGGAGTTCGTCCATGTTGGCGATCATTTGAAACTCGATGTCGGTGGAGACCGTGACTGGCCGCAGCTCACGCTCGCCGCCTGGGTGCGCATCGACCGTCTCGGCGCGCCGTATCAATCGCTGCTGCACACCGATGGCTGGAGCAAAAACAACCCCGGCCAGGTTCACTGGATGATCAATCGCGACACCACCATGCGCCTTGCCCTCATCGGCAACACGCTCGCGCCCGATGCCAACGAACGCGATGGTCATCCCGACTCGCGCACCGCTGTGCTGCCCGAACAAGGCCGATGGGTCCACCTCGCCACTGTGTATGATTCGCAGACCAAAACGGTGCGCTTTTACCTCAACGGCCAGTTTGATAAAGAAACCCGCCAGCAGGTCGCGCATCCCGCTCGGCTCGGCCCTGCGCAGATCGGCAACTGGAACCAGCAGGACCGCAAACTCAGCGGTCGCGTGGATGAACTGCTCCTGCTCGGTCGTGCCATGAGCGACAACGAAATCCGCGCCCTCCACGCCGCTGGCAATCCCTACCGCTGA
- a CDS encoding tRNA pseudouridine(13) synthase TruD: MEIDSIEPPYLHGGPLGRVGFKTQPEDFIVEELLGFEPSGVGEHCLVWVEKRDLDSNTAGARLADALGLRRRLVSHCGLKDRHAVTRQWFSLHMPGQPSPEPAALESEGLRVLRVTRNTRKLRRGIHLGNRFTIRLREPDFDAAERWSQIVSVGVPNVFGSQRFGNEGRNVEKAIAMFRGEFTPGDRLLRGLLLSAVRSHLFNAVVAERMARGIWDRALPGEVYGFPDNGTLLLIENQRGDEMQRFADGKVEITAPLWGCGDLHTAGEVRELEMEVMSRFPELTAGLEAAGLRQERRVMRLRPMNPEFVTLEGGDLQLSFDLPRGTYATAILRELAVLEEPRETP, from the coding sequence ATGGAAATCGACTCAATCGAACCACCCTACCTGCACGGAGGCCCGCTAGGTCGCGTCGGATTCAAGACGCAGCCTGAGGACTTCATCGTGGAAGAGCTGCTGGGCTTTGAGCCTTCCGGTGTCGGCGAGCATTGCCTGGTGTGGGTGGAAAAGCGTGATCTGGACAGCAACACAGCGGGTGCGCGACTGGCAGATGCGCTGGGATTGCGTCGGCGGTTGGTGAGCCACTGCGGACTGAAGGACCGCCATGCCGTGACGCGGCAGTGGTTCAGTCTGCACATGCCGGGACAACCTTCACCAGAGCCAGCGGCGCTGGAATCGGAAGGTTTGCGCGTGCTGCGCGTCACGCGAAACACCCGCAAGCTGCGGCGAGGCATCCATCTCGGCAATCGCTTCACCATTCGGCTGCGTGAGCCTGACTTCGATGCTGCGGAGAGATGGAGTCAGATCGTGAGTGTCGGCGTGCCGAACGTGTTCGGCAGCCAACGATTCGGCAATGAAGGCCGCAATGTGGAGAAGGCGATCGCCATGTTTCGCGGTGAGTTCACGCCAGGGGATCGTCTTCTGCGCGGGCTGCTGCTGTCGGCAGTGCGCAGCCATTTGTTCAATGCGGTGGTGGCTGAGCGAATGGCGCGTGGCATTTGGGACCGGGCGCTGCCGGGTGAAGTGTATGGCTTTCCCGACAACGGTACGCTGCTACTCATCGAGAACCAACGTGGAGATGAAATGCAGCGCTTCGCCGATGGAAAAGTGGAAATCACCGCGCCGCTGTGGGGCTGCGGTGATCTGCACACCGCGGGCGAGGTCCGTGAGCTGGAGATGGAGGTAATGTCTCGCTTCCCCGAGCTCACAGCCGGGCTTGAAGCCGCCGGGCTGCGCCAGGAACGACGCGTCATGCGATTGCGCCCGATGAATCCCGAATTCGTGACCTTGGAGGGCGGTGATCTGCAACTGAGCTTTGATCTGCCTCGCGGCACCTATGCCACAGCCATCCTGCGGGAACTGGCGGTGCTGGAAGAACCGCGAGAAACTCCGTAA
- a CDS encoding DUF1501 domain-containing protein: MTHSPEHLSLAGRHLLDRRRFLSSSATALGSVALTNLLGLDGLLAANGPNIDPGRPYAPRQPHFPAKAKNVVVIFCAGAVSQLETWDYKPELIKWDDKPLPGGPAVTFQGPAGNLARPQYAFRPRGQTGKWVSDMIPHLAELTDDLAFVHSLTSKSNTHGPAENFLSTGSVLDGFPSLGAWTTYALGSENQDLPSYVAIPDPRGVPQNGANNWGPGFLPAAFQGTTMSSKSPVRHLSAPGVSAQADKAARSLLQKMNARHLEANPGDQKLAARIASYELAARMQLSVPEINDLSTEPAHILKLYGADDTQNADKAAFAKNCILARRLIERGVRFVQLFNGAYASGGKLNWDGHSDLKTQYDVHASILDQPAAALIRDLKQRGLLQDTLVVWCTEFGRMPFFQKGAKGRDHNPDGFTCWMTGAGVKPGVSTGETDELGQKAVKDIHPLYDFNATILHLLGLDHERLTFEHNGFQRRLTNVEGHVIKQMLV, translated from the coding sequence ATGACACACTCCCCCGAACACCTCTCCCTCGCAGGACGCCATCTTTTGGATCGTCGGCGATTCCTTTCGAGCAGCGCCACGGCACTTGGCTCCGTCGCGTTGACAAATTTGCTCGGGCTGGATGGCCTGCTCGCCGCCAATGGTCCGAACATCGACCCCGGCCGACCTTATGCGCCGCGACAGCCACATTTTCCGGCGAAGGCGAAGAACGTCGTCGTCATCTTCTGCGCCGGTGCGGTGAGCCAGCTTGAAACATGGGATTACAAGCCGGAGCTGATCAAGTGGGACGACAAACCCTTGCCCGGAGGCCCAGCCGTGACCTTCCAAGGCCCCGCAGGCAATCTCGCACGACCTCAGTATGCCTTCCGACCACGCGGTCAGACCGGCAAGTGGGTGAGCGACATGATCCCGCATCTCGCGGAGCTGACGGATGACCTCGCGTTCGTGCATTCGCTCACGAGCAAATCAAACACGCATGGCCCGGCGGAGAATTTCCTCTCCACCGGTTCCGTGCTCGATGGCTTCCCGAGTCTCGGTGCCTGGACGACGTACGCGCTTGGCAGCGAAAACCAGGATTTACCGTCCTACGTCGCCATTCCTGATCCACGCGGTGTGCCGCAAAATGGTGCCAACAATTGGGGGCCGGGTTTCCTGCCCGCCGCCTTCCAAGGCACCACGATGAGCAGCAAAAGCCCCGTGCGCCATCTCTCCGCGCCCGGAGTCTCCGCACAGGCGGATAAAGCCGCGCGTTCTCTGCTTCAAAAGATGAATGCGCGGCATCTGGAGGCGAATCCGGGAGATCAAAAACTCGCTGCACGCATCGCCAGCTACGAACTCGCCGCGCGCATGCAGCTCAGCGTCCCCGAGATCAACGATCTCAGCACCGAGCCAGCGCACATCCTGAAGCTCTACGGTGCCGACGACACGCAGAACGCCGACAAGGCCGCGTTTGCCAAGAACTGCATCCTCGCCCGTCGTCTCATTGAGCGCGGCGTGCGTTTCGTGCAGCTTTTCAACGGCGCGTATGCCAGCGGCGGCAAGCTCAACTGGGACGGCCACAGCGACCTCAAGACACAGTATGACGTGCATGCCTCCATCCTCGATCAACCCGCCGCCGCTCTGATCCGTGACCTCAAACAGCGCGGCCTGCTTCAAGACACACTCGTCGTCTGGTGTACCGAATTTGGTCGCATGCCCTTCTTCCAAAAAGGCGCGAAGGGTCGCGACCACAATCCCGACGGCTTCACCTGCTGGATGACCGGCGCAGGCGTCAAACCCGGCGTGAGCACCGGCGAGACCGACGAACTCGGCCAGAAGGCTGTGAAGGACATCCATCCGCTCTACGACTTCAATGCCACCATCCTCCACCTCCTCGGACTCGACCACGAGCGCCTCACCTTCGAGCACAATGGCTTCCAACGCCGCCTCACGAATGTGGAAGGCCATGTGATCAAGCAGATGCTAGTGTGA
- a CDS encoding GNAT family N-acetyltransferase: MTPALDDAFICDSVPADIMDGLWAAGWRHFGRYFFRYSTQPDAQGTTQTITPLRIDLASFSLTKSQRRVLNKNAGLRHDIVPATIDDSLRAMFQHHKRRFTHNIPDALETFLGSDPGNGPCECRMVRVFEGESLIAASFFDVGQTAASSVYGVFEPGHARRSLGIFTMLLEIQHCRASGLRWLYPGYATHEPSAYDYKKQFRGTETLDWTSGEWHALSPS; the protein is encoded by the coding sequence ATGACGCCCGCCCTCGACGACGCATTCATCTGTGATTCCGTGCCTGCGGACATCATGGATGGGCTGTGGGCGGCGGGCTGGCGGCATTTCGGCAGGTATTTCTTTCGTTACAGCACCCAACCGGACGCACAGGGCACCACTCAAACCATAACGCCGCTGCGCATCGACCTTGCGTCCTTCTCCCTCACCAAAAGCCAGCGCCGCGTGCTGAACAAAAACGCCGGCCTGCGCCACGACATCGTCCCTGCCACCATCGATGACAGCCTGCGGGCCATGTTTCAACACCACAAGCGGCGTTTCACCCACAACATCCCCGACGCACTCGAAACCTTCCTCGGCTCCGATCCTGGAAACGGTCCCTGCGAATGCCGCATGGTGCGCGTGTTCGAGGGTGAAAGCCTCATCGCTGCCAGTTTCTTCGATGTGGGCCAGACCGCTGCCTCCAGCGTGTATGGCGTTTTTGAGCCCGGGCATGCGAGACGCAGCCTCGGCATCTTCACCATGCTCCTGGAAATCCAGCACTGCCGCGCCTCTGGCCTGCGCTGGCTTTATCCCGGCTATGCCACGCACGAACCCAGCGCCTACGACTATAAGAAACAGTTTCGCGGCACCGAGACATTGGATTGGACCAGCGGCGAGTGGCACGCCCTCAGTCCCTCCTAG
- a CDS encoding class I SAM-dependent methyltransferase, with amino-acid sequence MPPLVLQERMYDRRGGVVPLMQFDDLLRELIASGGPMPQEYALLNRTLRQLGDAVRAKVIARDDVLAYAQDITHRHLEGTMQARALGKKFGYSGDFEMIEAIYTLQTAQEPHLRRWDLYFHSQAAPNAVRNRKAYFHQLLHSHSVGRSKAPLNVLNVASGPARDVREWVLDNPEREVFFDCVDAEIHAIEHAKKLCAPFAQRVELYHRNVLRFLPAKGYDLVWSAGLFDYLADRSFVYLLKALMAVTRRGGEVVVGNFSDFNPSRDYMELLGDWVLQHRTRDHLRELALEAGAAADSIEVQWEPEGVNLFLHIRR; translated from the coding sequence ATGCCGCCCCTTGTCCTCCAGGAACGAATGTACGACCGCCGGGGCGGTGTCGTGCCCTTGATGCAGTTTGATGATCTGCTGCGTGAATTGATCGCTAGTGGCGGGCCCATGCCGCAGGAGTATGCGCTGCTCAATCGAACCCTGCGGCAGCTTGGGGATGCAGTACGGGCCAAGGTGATCGCACGGGATGATGTGCTGGCCTATGCGCAGGACATCACGCACCGGCACCTCGAAGGAACCATGCAGGCGCGGGCGCTGGGCAAGAAGTTCGGCTACAGCGGCGACTTTGAGATGATCGAGGCGATCTACACCCTGCAGACCGCGCAAGAGCCGCATCTGCGCCGCTGGGACCTGTATTTTCATTCCCAGGCCGCTCCGAATGCGGTGCGCAACCGCAAAGCCTACTTCCACCAACTGCTGCATTCGCATTCGGTGGGTCGTTCCAAGGCACCACTCAATGTCCTGAACGTCGCCAGCGGCCCGGCGCGCGATGTGCGCGAGTGGGTGCTCGACAATCCCGAACGCGAGGTGTTTTTCGACTGCGTGGACGCGGAGATTCACGCCATTGAGCATGCGAAGAAACTCTGTGCGCCGTTTGCTCAGCGTGTGGAGCTTTATCACCGCAATGTGCTGCGTTTCCTGCCGGCGAAGGGCTACGACCTCGTCTGGTCGGCGGGCTTGTTTGATTACCTGGCCGACCGCTCGTTTGTGTATCTGCTGAAGGCGCTCATGGCCGTGACGCGTCGGGGCGGGGAAGTGGTGGTGGGCAATTTTTCCGACTTCAATCCCAGCCGCGATTACATGGAGCTTCTGGGCGACTGGGTGCTGCAGCACCGCACGCGCGATCATCTGCGCGAGCTGGCGCTCGAAGCGGGCGCGGCGGCGGATTCGATCGAGGTGCAGTGGGAGCCTGAGGGTGTGAATCTGTTCCTGCACATCCGGCGCTAG
- a CDS encoding sigma-70 family RNA polymerase sigma factor translates to MSPTETERHHRFLRSFTAHEPAVRAHVRRLVPARADADDVMQEISVVLWEKFDSFRDGADFKAWAFGVARFEVLAWLRDRGRDRLVLDEEVITKIAEETTADEPRLEQQREALEHCMKKVPGDQRELLMQAYQPESRIHEVAQGSGRTVAGFYQWLHRMRKLLLECIRRALTQEVAS, encoded by the coding sequence ATGTCCCCGACCGAAACCGAACGCCATCACCGCTTCCTGCGCAGCTTCACCGCGCATGAACCGGCCGTCCGCGCCCATGTGCGGCGGCTCGTGCCGGCGCGGGCGGATGCGGACGATGTGATGCAGGAGATCAGCGTGGTGCTGTGGGAGAAGTTTGATTCGTTTCGCGATGGCGCGGACTTCAAAGCCTGGGCATTCGGCGTGGCGCGCTTTGAGGTGCTGGCCTGGCTGCGGGATCGTGGACGTGACCGTTTGGTGCTTGATGAAGAGGTCATCACCAAGATCGCCGAAGAAACCACCGCCGATGAGCCGCGCCTGGAGCAGCAACGCGAGGCGCTGGAGCATTGTATGAAGAAGGTGCCCGGTGATCAGCGCGAGCTGCTGATGCAGGCGTATCAACCGGAGTCACGCATCCATGAAGTGGCGCAGGGCAGCGGGCGCACAGTCGCAGGTTTTTATCAATGGCTGCACCGCATGAGAAAGCTGCTGCTGGAGTGCATTCGCCGCGCTTTGACCCAGGAGGTGGCGTCATGA